CAAGACTGCCTCTGTCCCTCGGGCAAAGGGCTCGGTGTTGCCCCCTGGTGTTGGATGGTACTAACGACAACCTGGCTAATGTTTTCAACATTCCGCATGCAGAAAAATAAATGATTCTAGTAAAGTTGATCCTCAAATAGGTGACATAAGAagtaaatcagcaggtgattttATTTACCAACTCTCTTTACCGTCAATTTGTTGGTCAGCAAAATATGTCAAGAACCCCCAGATGGATTTTATTTAAACTCTATTAACCTTTTGAGGCCCCCCAATTCAAGACGGACATCTACCCATTCTCTCTCTCTGTGAAGTGAAAACCGTCAGAATTCAAGGGATATTCAAGTGTCCACATCTTGTGTGAATTTTAAGTAGAGGTTTGGtgcatcctcagtcaaagcccatCCCAGGATTCATTGTGAGCCAAACAGGGTATTGTTGTTCTTTAATTAATGGCAGATGAAGTAGGAAACGATTAAAGTTTGAAATGTTAGCTACCACTCAATCTATGCCTAGAAAAATAAAATCTCACATCCAgacctttaaagggatactttgcaactttttcatatttttaaatcgttttcttgagccagcatgcgCTAAAACGACCatttacaggattaatgaaacGCCACTCAGACCccatcaccccctgtggccagaataccacacttgcaactccaGAGTTGCCGGGCCACTCCCTGCTCGTGGAGggagctgtggtgtggagtggagtggagctgaCTTAGGCTCAAtcctcgcactgcgccctgcagACTTcaccaaagtgcacttggagaaagagcgctgtaaggcttcgagtgcgaagtacacaagtgtgcaaataattgcagaattgagacagggagcattgcgtcatcgatcgcaacgcaggccgggatgctggtcgctgtgatacttttttcagaaacatttattaacaacttttaaacaaacagccaaacagttatttgaatataaatttaacttcattgctgctttgtctaaaagttttaaaacatcaactaatcgtcctaaaatcaagtaatttcattagaaaatgcacattttcagaaaaggaacttgagccttctcTCCGGCAGAAATGACTTGCAGGTGTGGTTGAATATCCTAATTAGAAAACTGCCCACTTTATTTTTCCAGTTGGTTCGTGCGTATTTACCCATGCTGTTGCTCATTTTCCCCgtatgtgtgttttaaaataactTCATGATGGTGTGTGCAGGGGAGACATTCTGCCCCACAAGCCAAGCGCCCAGAGCATGGatccaaaaaacaaaacaaaatggcaGCATGTATACGAGGTATTTTGGCTTCATGTTTGAACAACAGAAGAAGGAAGACGTACTTCAGTCTTCGTGTTGATGGCGCTCACCTACAGTAGATCTTTTCCTTCTTTGGTGCTGGAGTCAACCCTGATGGCAGAATATCAGACTGATCACTCCACGCCCACCTGCAGCCAAATTACCTCAGTTACTGTAACTCAGTTGGTTGTAACTACGGTTCACGGATACTGAGCTATAACCTGATGTGGTTGCAGCCAAGTGTCAACCCAAACACATTCTTCAAGCAGATTATTCAATCTGACAATATTATGTGAGATCACATGCAATCTATGCCTCCTTCCTTTGTCAACATAAGAGGATAAACTCTTACATGAATCAAGAAATGTCGGGCCTTTATTTTTTATAACATTTCAGTCATTCTACAAAGGGTAGTTAAAAACATAAAATTAGGGTTCATAACAAAAGCTTTACTCAAAACATGAAATAATAGTGATAGATAAATCAACAAAAATGcaatcatttgtgtgtgtgtatatatatatatatatatatatatatatatgcatatacatatatgtatacatatgtatacatatacatatacatacatatacagatatgtatacatatgtatatatatacatatatgtatacatatgtgtgtatatatatatatatacatatgtatacatatatgtatatgtatatatatatatatatatatatacatatatgtatacatatatgtatatatatacatatatgtatacatatatgtatatatatacatatatgtatacatatatgtatatatatacatatatgtatacatatacatatatgtatatatatacatatatgtatacatatatgtatatatatacacacacacacacatacacagacaaaTTATATGTTCTGTCTCTATACCATCAGAAGATCAGAAGCGACATTGCTAAAGGGAAAAATCGCAAAAATAATAAATTGCAAaactaactaaaaaaaaaaaacacaaaagcaaAAGAGACTGAATTATTAGATTATAACACACGTGTCTTCTACGCAAGTGCTCTTTTAAACTGTGACTTAATGTTTAAATGCTCAAGGACTGTTGCCATCTAGAGGCAGCTCATACGTTTGACTCGCACACCTTTTCATTTTCAACCGGCTCTCAATTGTTGAATGAATTCACTGCTGAAACAGACCAAAATGAGCAAAATTGGGCTGCATAAGACAGTTCAAAATAGTGGGTGggggcatttgtgtgtgtgtgtagctctgGATTCATATTCCAGCTGTATCTTACTTTAAAACCAAAGCCTAAAGCTTGGACCTTCTCTAGCTGTGATTACTTTTTAAAACCAGATTGATGTTATGTCAGTGAAAGCTGCAGCGCCCATGTGCAGCATGGTGCCAACTTTGCTGTAAATAAGGCCATTACGTTACATTGACCATCGGGCTAAATTAAAACATGCACCCATAGCACAGGTCGGCACACAAACAGTCCAGCAAGCTTCATTCttagaattaaaaaaacattaaaaacataaaTGCCAATCCAATATTCACACATGTATACTGAACAACAGTCAATTAGAACAGTTTTTCATATAAAAATAGCTTTAAAATCTGACATATATCTTAGTACAGTGTAGggtttagttgttgttttttaactCTTTTACTTCTGAGAGAGGCTGGTGCTCTCCTCTGCTTATCCTTTCCTCCTTTGACCATGCTGACACAAGCACAGGCCTTGAGAGACAGCCAGAAACCACGGAAacttaccccccccccacccccccaaccaaaaaaacaaaacaaaacaactgtCAACTCACAGGAAGCACAGTCTATTCCTGTTCTGGCCGTCTCTGGCACAGTGGTTTATTTAAATGTGTGTTGAATACAAGAGCAAAGTCAGGATCACTGAAAAGAGGAAACAGGGAGGATTTAAAACGCGCCATGTTTGGCAAAGAATAAAAGTCTCGGTCACAGAGACACCAGAGACATTCAAACACGCAAGGAACCAATAACACACGTATCCACAAGTTAGTGTTTCACACACAGAAGCATGTCGGAAACGGGGACAGGcccgaccagaaccaggaccagtcaGAACCACAACAGGCTGCAACTGTAAACTACAACAAACAGGCAGGAGTCAATGTTCAGATTGTCACTTTCATGATCTTCGTCAACAACACaagcattgtcatcatcatccagttcaacacacacacacacccacacacaaacacaaaaaagcacaagcactcacacaaacacacctccCATTAAATCATGGGACACATTTAGGGTGTGATCTGTATATAGCGCGTCACCTGATACCACAGAATATAAAAATTAAATCAAACTAAGCACAGAACACAAGCAGGACGAGTGATAAAACCATTAAGGACACTTGAGAAAAGTTTGTATTGTTGGGATTAACTAAATACAGTTTGCTATGTACCGCTGTGTGTGCCGGTTACAGCTCCCCAAAGCATATAGACAAGGATCTGGTAGGTTATGATAAAAGTAAACAACTTAAAACTCTTGCAGCAGTTGTAAAAAGGCCACTggatgctcgtgtgtgtgtgtgtgtgtgtgtgtgtgtgtgtgtgtgtgtgtgtgcgtgcgtgcgtgcgtgcgtgcgtgtgtgcgtgtgcgtgtgcgtgtgtgtgtgtgtgtgtgtgtgtacagactaGCTGTAAAGTTTTTAGCCTTAAACCATCATGCTTCACATATAAAAGACCTAAACGCATCCCCAGAAGCATGTACCTTTTCCCAATCACCATTATAAAGATCACACAGAGCATCACACCAGTTTCTGTCACAGGTTGATTATCAGGACAGTAAGATATCCAGAAGGAATATAAAAAGGTGCCTCAATCCTCTAACGGGGTGGATTTCAGCGGCGACTGGCAGTAAAAGATTAAGGAGTGGAAAAGCTGCCTGGCTGTTCCAGCTGCAGCTACACCGACTATCTTCAACCGTCTCCTAGAAGGATTTCTTCTTTTCCTGAAAACGGCAGGACGTCAAGTAAGGCCCAAACTTCGAACCACACCCTGTGCAGCTCATTGTTACTAACAAGAAGTTCACCTGAAGTCAACATtggctttttgtgtgtgtgaagggtACCGGTTACATGGTAGATTATAGAAGAGCTCCTCTGTTTAAAGGTGAGTTTTACACTAAAGGACACTTTCAAGAGCTAAATCCATCCTGTTAAAGCATCAGAACCAGCCCGGATCGTAAACACTCCCAGCAACACTGAACTTTATCTGAACGGGGCGCCCCAAGCGTCGGTGTAAAGTTTCTTAGCGCGATTCCTTTCGGTTGTTAGGAGAGCAGCAGATAAAATGAGATGTTTTGTTAGAGACATGAAGTCACATGGTCAGAACTCCTTTACTCATCGTCCATCAACTCCTCCTCCTTTATGAAGTTTTGGATTTTCTCGCCCGCGGCGACAGCTTCTCCTCACACTTGACGACCCCGTTGGTGGCTCCTCCTGAGAAAACAGGGTCATCCAAACTTTACCAGTCGTCCCTGATTCCAGGGAGTTGTCCCAATTATCAGCGTTAAATCTAAAGATCGATGACATTCTCACCCTTCATCGTGTCCCTTTTAGGAGGCTTGATCTTCGGGCTGACCGTCTTCTTCTTCGATGCTAGGTTCTGGCTGTGTTCTCGCCACTTCTTCAGCTGGAAATTAATGAACTTCCACATCATCCAGGCCTGAGTCAGGCAGATGGCTGCTAGGCAGGTCATCCTGGGGTTAACGTTTTAACCATTAACATCTGGACTTGGGCAAAACTGTTTGAAAGTTTCCACACCCTTACCTTATGGTGAGCACATTGAAGTTACCATCTGCAAGAGAAAACCCTTGGTTTCCCGTACGGGGAAGGCCGAAGCCGAACGTCAGGACCGAGAGTGTGAGCGTGAGGAGACGGGCAATGACAAAAAGCAGTGCCCACAGAGTAAATCTGGAAAAGACAAGAGCTGTGTACGCGCTCAAAAACGTGCGGAAATGAAGAGAAACAACAAAGACATAAAGGGATACCCCTTCTGCTTGTTCTCATCACTGAAGTAGAAGAGACGGGAAGCATGGAACAGGAGCTCCACCAGGTAGTGAGGCACCAGCAGCACCAGTCCGAGGCGGTGGAGGCTGGAATAACAAAACGTCACGTTTAAGCTTCCTGTGGATTCCCAGAATGAAGCTGAGCCTTCTGACTCACTTTAAGACGTAGGCACCAGTGATGTGGACAACATAAAGGCAGATGTAGTAAAGCTGCCTAGGGATGTCTTCCTGTAGGAGTAAAACAGACGAGGAGAGAGGAcagaattaaacacacacacacacacacatatatattagtGTTAAAAGGCCTGTTTAAAACCTTTACCTTCCGAACCTTTTGAAAGTACAGCTCAGGAAGTGCGTGGAGCCAATAGGCAATTTGGCAAATGTAGAAAAACTTGACCTGAAAACTAAACAGAGAGCAGGATGTTTAATCACTGGATTTTTACCCAAGTCCATGTTCTCCAAGCTGAGAAGCGGTTAGACGGTAAACGTAAAATCAAGAGAACGCAACCCGCAATCAGATATGGATAAACAACAACAACGTTTAAAGTAGAAAGTTTACTAGTATTtactagggatgttccgatcaacCAGtaagctttggtcactggacctcagggacctgctggaggtgtagggactgagaggatcaccaatgtatgatggtgcttgtccatgtaaggccctgaagaccagaaccaggatcttgaaatgaaccctgaagttgaatgGCTCCCCATCggagtcatttgattttaagaATCTGCCGATAAGAGTCCCGATCCAGTACTTTAGAAGAGCGTTAAGAAAACGGGAGAACACAGCAGAGTTGTCCTTTAAGTTGATTTAAATCATTTATgcatttctttctgtttttacggGCCATAAAACATCACTCGTTCAGGAAGTACATTAAACGTGTTAAAATTAAGAACAAACGTAAAAGTAGCATTGTCGCTCACATTTCATGTCCTTTACTCAGTGTGTGGTTGTTTTGCGAGACAGGGATGGCACGGCACATGACGGTCAGCAGCAGGGTCACTACTTTCTACAAAACACCTGCTAAAGAGAAAGTAGATCATACTGCTAGCTTAGCATTTTTTTCTGTCTGTAGACAATTTCTTGTTTTATAACGTATCTTTTAGTGTCGGCTGGCTTGTCCGGTCTTTCCAAAGGATTCCAATTTCCGATCATGTCAGATCGGAGCATCCCAAGTATTTACTAAATGAAACGTGTTTAAAAGTTAAATTTTATGTATTTCTTAGAAATAGCAGATCAATCTTTTACAAGTTCTCTGAAGATCTGTACTTACACCATGTGAGTGTGTGGGTATCCCTCCCACAGGAAAGTAGGGTTGGTTGCAAAGTCCTCCTGTGACAAGATTAAAAGAAAGacatagggatgcacaatatatcaccatcaccatcgatatcagtcatttttaaaatattggtatcggtccgataactAAAACagggctgatattaacaaccgatattttttccatctcgtttccatttgtgtatctgtttcagagggtgaggggggtgatgagtAATTGTTTagccatgtgacagtgattgtaatcatctcagaagcgtaaatgtgtggtgTGAGtaaataataacgtaaattcagctttaatcattttcattctatacaaaatctgctgattttagaagcattaacatCAGTGTATCGGTATGGGCAAATATTGattatcagccataacagtgatattaatatcggccCAAAGATTTCATATCGATGCATCACTAGAATGACATAAGGTCCAATGCATCCTGGGACGGCATTTTGGTGCGAGTCCAGGACCACGTACCGATGTCAGGATGCTGCAGCCCCAGATGAAGGAGAACAGGTAGAACGCTGCCAGCTGTCCAGACTCGTTGAACTTGCTGTGTTTGGTTTTTGACAGGTGCAATCTTCTATTAATTTTCTGCAACAAATATCACACAAGGTTATCCCAATCAGTGTGGCATCATAAACTGAAGGATCTAAAACTTCCTTTTCAACATCATCTAGGCCCACAGTCGCTGGCCAGTTTATCAGGTAAACCTCTTCTGTTGCTTTTTAACACAAACCGCTAATAAGCCAATCACATGTGGTGACTATTGTTAGTTTAAACTCAACAGAGCAGAAGGGAGATTTAAAAGGCTTTGAATGTGGCAGAGTTGTGAGTACCAGTGCAAGTCCAAGTATATCACAGATTAGGGATGTCCAGTTCAGACAGTGATAACGGAAATAGGTCCGATATCAGTTCAAGAAGCAGTCCGTTCCGATTTAAATTCCATTCCATCAATTCTATCCAGCAGCGCtcagatccagcatgcaaagcCTACGTGTGCTATCGAAGTAGCAAGGAACAAGAGCGACGTCGGCCGTGTTTGGGTCTTTTTCGTTAAAGTCCAAAAACGATAGTgtggctcagtgcaacacttgtcatgcaCAAGCTTCCCGCGGTGGAACAGAACCAGGGAAGTGAAATATGTCCAATCTCATGGCGCATTTTAAGCAGCATCACAAAACACTGCAGGAGGATTTTTGCTCTGTGTGAAATTAGTAGTTGGTCAAGTAACAATAGTGTGTTACTTTATTCTTATGTCCCTGCCCTCAGCTGCTCCTACCATGTGCTGACAGTAAAAAATACCTGAAGTGACCTTGAATTAGTATTTTGTACTTTAAAAATGTATTGTATTTTaagaagaacctcaatagtacggaagttgatattgtggattccatttttaaacaatgcagatgtaagtgatggtcataattatgtggtataagctaggttgaaatagtgagttttcaagtgtgatttaaaaatgctagctgttggtgttagcctcactagcagtggtaatgcgttccacagcttcggtgcacagacagagaaagccctctctccacggctttttaaatgtgcatttggaacagctaggaggagcttatcttcggacctgagagcacgcggcgggttgtagaaatggacaagttcacacagatatggaggagcttgatggttcaaggatttgtaagtcagaagcataattttgaagtttatcctgaactgcacgggcaaccagtggagagatttcagaattggagaaatgtgttgtcttctgtcagctccagtcagcaacctagctgctgaattctggaccagctgaagtctagaaagagctgctttactgatgccgtataagcaggagttagagtaatccagccttgaggtgatgaaagtgtggaccacagatttcagaagacggacactcaggatgtgctttagttttgagatgcgtcttagttggtaaaaacatgatttaactgtgttattgacctgggcatccatcttcagagcctggtccatttttactccaaggttggagattacagaggatacattaggtgagagatagttgaggtcaggttgttgagttgcagtgatactgttaggactgaaaacgattaagtcagttttggagtcattaagatggaggaagttatcagctagccattgcttgacctcaaggatacaatcagacagagctttcgttgattgagttggcttgaatgaaaagtagatttgacaatcgtcagcgtaaagatggtatgagacagcgtgccttctgaaaatggctcctaagggcagtatatagaggttgaacagtaacgggccgagtaagGTCAGAGAATGGTCAGACTGGTTCTAGACCAGTGAAAGACAACAAGGGTCTGCAGAACCTCTGAACCACAACATGTTGATCCTTGACGAGAGGAAACTGGGAAAACCttccctggtctgatgagtctggatttcagctgcaacattcagatggtggAGGCTGAATCTGGTTTCTCCAACATGAAACCATGGATCCATCTTGCCTGGTATCGGTGcttcaggctgctggtggtgtaacGGCGGGGGGATGTTCTGCTCCCCTTAGTACCACCCGAGCCTGATTTAACCACCACAGCCTATtgctgctgaccatgtccatccctttgtgACTGTGTGGACCCATCTCCTGCAGCAGGATAAAGCACCATGTCTCAACGCTCACATCATCTCCCACTGACTTATCTTGGTGTTAAACTAGACAGTGCCCTTTGTTTTGACACCCACAttaatggagtgatctcctcctcctttttccacctttgtcgGCTGTCAAAAGATCAAACCTTTCCTGTCACGACATGATCTTGAGATGgaaatccatgcttttattacggtgcgattggactactgtaactctgttttatttggtgtgagcaagggctcaatagccaggttgcaaatggtgcagaatgctgctgccagatttttagagggcaggtgCAAGTATGATCACATTACCCgtgtcctggctgcgcttcattAGCCTGCCCGTTGATGTAaggatttgttttaagatacttttgctggtttttaaaacgttaaatggtttggcccctccttacttggtgtcattGCTTCAACCGCACACCCCTGCTcagtcactccgctcggagaatctcacgctcctctcggtcccaagatcgcctaaagacgcgtggtgatagggcctttgccgtggcaggtcctaagctttggaacgagcttcctctcagcataagggcctccacctctgtggcggattttaaggcaaggctaaaaacctacttttatgatctgtcttttaatctttctaactagtttttattgttttacttaaagTGGTCCGTGCATTCACTGTGTTCGTCTGTATCATGTGACCcaaagtttttattttctggacctaatgttttatgtttttacttggtctgtgtagcgccttggtggcatgtttttgcctgtaaggcgcaatttataaataaagttgagttggtttcaaaatagtcaacaggatcgcaagaagcgtgtggacaaaccaaggcgcaaaataactgcccatgacctgagaaaagtcaagcgtgcagctgccaagatgccacttgccaccagtttggccatatttcagagctgcaacatcactggagtgcccaaaaacaCAAGGTGTGCAATGCTCAGAGAcacggccaaggtaagaaaggctgaaagacgaccaccactgaacaagacacacaagctgaaacgtcaagactgggccaagaaatatctcaagacggattcttctaaggttttatggactgatgaaatgagagtgagtcttgatgggccagatggatgggcccgtggctggactggtaaagggcagagagctccagtccgactcagacaccagcaaggtggaggtggagtactggtttgggctagtatcatcaaagatgagcttgtggggccttttcgggttggggatggagtcaagctcaactcccagtcctactgccagtttctggaagacaccttcttcaagcagtggtacaggaagaagtctgcatccttcaagaaaaacatgattttcatgcaggacaatgctccatcacacgcgtccaagtactccacagcgtggctggcaagaaagggtataaaagaagaaaaactaatgacaaggcctccttgttcacctgatctgaaccccactgagaacctgtggtccatcatcaaatgtgagatttacaaggagggaaaacagtacacctctctgaacagtgtctgggaggctgtggttgctgctgcacgcaatgttgatggtgaacagatcaaaacactgacagaatccatggatggcagtgtccttgcaaagaaaggtggctatattggtcgctgatttgtttttgaattgtttttgaatgtcagaaatgtatatttgtgaatgtggagatgttatattggtttcactggtaaaaataaataattgaaatgagtatacatttgttttttgttaagttgcctaataattatgcacagtaatagtcacctacaCACACAGATATCCACCTAAAATAGccaaaactaaaaactacttccaaaaacattcagctttgatattaatgagttgtttgggttcattgagaacatggttgttgtccaATGATAAaaatattcctcaaaaatacaacttgcctaataattctgcactccctgtaattcATCATAAAGATATTTGTACAGGGAACATTTTTAGGTTTAATttacataaacaaaaaaaattccTAAAACTTATTTCATGGTAAAGACAACAGAACCTTTACTTGAAACCCTACACTGGTTAGAAAACGACTAAATCTGGACTCACATTGCCCCACTTTGCTTGGCTGGATCAATATAATTCCCTCACTAATACCCAGATAATGTGGCTGACAGGATGAGATGTGACTGCATCAGGAGGTGACTTGGCTGCATCACCACTTTGGACAAATGAGGTTTTCTCCTGCAAAGGTCTAATTCAGAGAAATGTCTCACTGTGCTTCAGTACTTTCACTTCTAAATTAAATAGCAGTGTGCAACTTGACTTGATAACTGGAGGCTCAACGAACACCAGAAACCAGGCGGTCTATGAAGAGATCAATAACTTCTTACAGCTTCTGGTTTCCACGTGAACAAATACGGATCCATTTAGATTCAGCAGGAAAATAAAAGAACtaagtttaagttaaaatgtgtgtgtgtgtatatatatatacacttttaATGCTCCTGACTTTCCTTATGCATGTGTTGGGGTACAGATGAGATGCAACTGTCTCATCACACGGGCCAGAACTTGAGGAGGCATTTGTTAAAAACTTGGATGAAGAAaaacagacaccaagaaaaaaggccaATAAAATCATCTGGCTGATGTTCAAAGACAGACATAGATCGCTGTGACCCTGAGAGATGtaactttttcaaaataaaatacttattttattaaatttGATTATTTTTAGCATTAAAAACAATATTCTTCATTTGCAGCAACCTCCCAAAGCGAATAGTCACCAAAGCAAGGTGGCTCATTGATTTTGCTTCAGCTCTCACACAAAGAAAGATGTGGAATTTGGTCGTTAACAAACAGCAATCAAGATCAAAAACAGAGGATGCACACATGACAACGAAACCTGTGGTACTTTGATCCCTTTGAAATAAACCAgggtgttttcatccaagcgggtTCAAACAAAAACAATGTACTCACATCAAGAATGTATTCTTGAATCAAGGCGTGAAGA
The sequence above is a segment of the Nothobranchius furzeri strain GRZ-AD chromosome 15, NfurGRZ-RIMD1, whole genome shotgun sequence genome. Coding sequences within it:
- the zgc:113278 gene encoding translocating chain-associated membrane protein 1-like 1; translated protein: MGFRKKNKSPPVLSHEFVIQNHADMVSCLAMIILLGLMFEVTAKFAIMFITVQYNVTQGLDEISEPVNLYQYGPKDVATVFFYLLIAVILHALIQEYILDKINRRLHLSKTKHSKFNESGQLAAFYLFSFIWGCSILTSEDFATNPTFLWEGYPHTHMVFQVKFFYICQIAYWLHALPELYFQKVRKEDIPRQLYYICLYVVHITGAYVLNLHRLGLVLLVPHYLVELLFHASRLFYFSDENKQKGFTLWALLFVIARLLTLTLSVLTFGFGLPRTGNQGFSLADGNFNVLTIRMTCLAAICLTQAWMMWKFINFQLKKWREHSQNLASKKKTVSPKIKPPKRDTMKGGATNGVVKCEEKLSPRARKSKTS